One region of Tachysurus fulvidraco isolate hzauxx_2018 chromosome 9, HZAU_PFXX_2.0, whole genome shotgun sequence genomic DNA includes:
- the LOC113637601 gene encoding arrestin domain-containing protein 3-like: MFRSIKTFSITYDPINEGNTFRSGDTIHGRLLLEVNKEVRIDKLYIKCKGDADVQWTESNGVHIPNDTYSAHERYFKLKHIIMWDKSKIEENGAILVTSNGEKYNNLVMPGYHTFPFSFQLPHRNSPSSFKGFHGAIAYVLQAKLSRSWKIPQTVTKEFIFVSDISENSSHLMRPLSVSVDKKMKVFTSGSVSIRATTDKNGYMPGERIKVETQIENSSSRALKLKFKLEQWQTFIAQSQKNCSIKAIFKAVEDPIPSGSKKTFTSRLKIPLNLDLTITNCKIIKVEYMLKVYLDVPYARDPEIIFPLVIVQTGQYCIPQQSHEASNTSQNRRQSLQMGSTLQPALVPFPLVPAGAFGPAPNVYPIEYPQPANPDEPPPSYTDIFPDLNASASGFDPSLLPPPPYTTMDSSHAIQHHTPGYPTQECPSTAEYWHSPANPESYPTK; this comes from the exons ATGTTTCGAAGTATCAAAACCTTCTCAATAACGTACGACCCGATTAATGAAGGCAATACGTTCAGGAGTGGTGACACGATTCATGGGAGACTTCTTTTGGAAGTAAACAAAGAGGTACGGATTGACaaactttatataaaatgtaaagggGACGCGGATGTGCAGTGGACCGAGTCAAACGGCGTCCATATCCCGAACGACACCTACAGCGCTCATGAAAGATACTTCAAACTCAAACATATCATTATGTGGGACAAGAGTAAGATAG AAGAAAATGGAGCCATACTTGTAACATCAAATGGGGAGAAAT ACAACAATTTGGTTATGCCAGGATACCATACCTTTCCATTTTCATTTCAGCTTCCTCACAG gaacAGCCCATCATCTTTTAAAGGATTCCACGGAGCAATTGCATATGTCCTTCAGGCCAAACTGAGTAGATCATGGAAGATCCCTCAAACTGTAACGAAAGAATTCATCTTTGTGTCAGACATTTCTGAAAATAGTTCTCATTTAATG aGGCCACTTTCTGTGTCAGTAGATAAAAAGATGAAAGTTTTCACATCTGGAAGTGTCTCAATAAGAGCAACTACTGACAAAAATGGCTACATGCCAG gtgaAAGAATCAAGGTTGAAACCCAAATTGAAAACTCTTCATCTCGTGCTCTCAAGCTCAAATTCAAACTTGAACAATGGCAGACGTTCATTGCTCAATCTCAAAAAAACTGTTCGATAAAAGCTATTTTCAAAGCTGTGGAAGATCCCATTCCATCCGGATCCAAGAAAACATTCACCAGTAGACTGAAGATCCCTTTAAACTTGGATCTAACCATCACAAACTGTAAGATTATTAAAGTGGAATACATGCTCAAG GTGTATTTGGATGTCCCCTACGCTAGAGACCCAGAGATCATATTTCCACTGGTCATTGTACAAACAGGCCAGTATTGCATTCCACAGCAAAGTCATGAAGCATCCAATACCAGTCAGAACAGACGCCAATCATTACAGATGGGTTCTACATTACAACCGGCACTTGTTCCCTTTCCCCTTGTTCCTGCTGGTGCCTTTGGTCCAGCTCCAAATGTATACCCAATTGAATACCCTCAGCCAGCCAATCCAGATGAACCACCACCTTCCTATACGGACATCTTTCCAGACTTAAATGCGTCAGCATCAGGATTCGACCCATCTCTATTACCTCCTCCACCATACACCACTATGGATTCTTCACATGCGATTCAACACCATACACCAGGGTATCCAACACAGGAGTGTCCAAGCACAGCAGAATACTGGCACAGTCCAGCAAATCCAGAGTCTTATCCTACTAAATAG